The following DNA comes from Mycobacterium sp. MS1601.
CCGACCGAGCCGTCGGCCTCGGGGCCGATCAGTCCTGCGTCGGCGAGATATCGTGCGCTGTATTCGGCTTCACCGTCGCTGTACGGAGACATAGACGGGTCCTGGGCTACGACGTCGACGATCTTGGCATTGGCCGGCGCCGGGTCAGCCAGGTAATCCACGGAAGCCTGCTGGACCATGGGAACAAGTTTCTCCAGGCATGGCGCCATCTCCTCCAGTCGGTCCCGGCGCACCGACAGATTGGATGCGTAGATGTTGTAGCCGGCATCCTTGAGCAGCTGGAAGCTGACCTTGCGCCCCCATGCGGGGGTGTCGAATTCGTAGGTGTAAGGCTCGGAGTTGGCAAACCCCTGCTGGATGATCTGGGTGTCGCCGACAAAGCGTGACGGGTTTCCGTCATAGCTGGTGTCGATCTGATCGCTGCGGACGAAGCCCTTGTCCACCAGCCATGCCGAGAAAACCGTGCCACTGGCCACCACAACAGGTGCGTCCAGGCCGTTGATCTCGGGGATCTGCAGGTCCTCGCCGTAGGACGCGGGGTCCCACATCAGCATCTGCGGTGTGTACTTCAGCAGTGGAGTGACGCCGACGACGGGTTGGGCGGCTGCTGCGGCAATCAGTTCATCACCATGTACCAACCCCAGATCGATGTTGTCGTCGACGTACATCTGCGAGCTGACGGACTGGAAGCCGATCGCTGGGCCACCGGCCTTCAACGTCAGGTCGACACCGGTGTCCGCGCCGTCGAACACCAGCGCCCCGGTGACGGACTTAGCCTCGGTATCCACCTGGTAATCCTCACCGAGGAGTTCGAAGAGTGCCCCCATATCGGACTGGGGCTGCCACTGCAGTTGGATCGCCACGTCGTCGCCGCATGCCGATGCCAGCTCGTGATCGCCGGTAGCCGTAGGTATCCCGGCGGCTGAGTCGGAGGGGCTCTCCGCAGAACCGCCGCAGGCGGCCAGCGGGGTGAGCAGTGCAGCCGATGCCAACACGGTGGCGATTCGGCGGGCAGGACGGACCTTCATCGGATGAGAACTCCTGGTCTTTGCAGGGCAGTCGGTGCTAGCACTATGAACCGCCGTGAAGACCGAGCGCAACAACTCAGATTTCATGTAACACGATCTTCATGGCACACAGATTGCATAAATATCTGCCCTGAAGACAGACTGAGAACACGTCAGACGCTTCACATACATGAAATTCAGAAGGGGTTGGTGAGCCTGTGCACCCGGTGGACGAGATCGTCTACGACCGAGTGTCGATGCAATACGACACCGGCACCCAGGCGCTGGAGGACATCGTGTTGTCGGTGCGCACCGGGGAATTCGTGGCGATCGTCGGACCCTCCGGGTGTGGGAAGTCGACACTGCTCAGACTTGCCGCCCGGCTAGAGCGACCGACCTCGGGCTACGTCGAGATCGGTTCCAGCTCTGTAGGTTTCGTCTTCCAGGAGCCGACCCTGATGCCCTGGGCGTCAGTGGCGCGTAACGTCAGCGTCCTCGTCGACCTGGCCAGACTGCCCAGCGGCGAGCGCAACTCACGCACCCGCGAGGCCATCGCGTCGGTGGGATTGGCTGACTTCAGTGATCAACTGCCCAGCAGTCTGTCCGGCGGTATGCGCATGCGCACCTCGCTGGCACGTGCCCTGGCGCTGCGACCCGACGTGTTGCTGCTTGATGAGCCGTTCGGTGCGCTCGATGCCCTCACCAGGGAGGACATCCAGATGCTGCTGCTGAATCTCTACGACCGGGAAGGCTTCACCGCACTGTTCGTCACCCATTCGGTCGATGAGGCCGTGCTGTTGGCCGACCGGGTGGTGGTGATGTCACCGCGGCCGGGACGCATCAAGGCGATCGTCGACATCAACCTGGCTCGTCCCCGTACTCGTGAACTGCGGTTCGAGCCCGAGTACGTCTCGTTGGTCGCCATGATCGCCGACACCATGAGAGGCACGTCGTGACCATCCGCTTGCCTACCCCAGGTGACGTCGAATCGTTCAACGCCAGGCCGGTGCGGTTTCCACGTCGCAGACGGCCTCCCGGGCGATTCCTCACCGCAATCAGCAGTTGTGTTGTTGCACTCGGCATCTGGTATTCGGTCAGCTACTTGGTGCTGACTCCGCAGCGGCGCTTCCTGCTGCCGCCACCGCACCAGATCCTCACCCGGTCGCTGCTGAACACCGAGCAACTACGCATCATGCTCGACGCGCTCTGGGTGACGGCACGAAGCGCGGCTCTTGGCTTGCTGATCGCGGCGGTGGTCGGAGTTCTGGTGGGTGCGTTGATGAATCAGGGTCGCTGGATCGAGCGTTTCATGTTTCCCTACGCCGTCGCGTTCCATGTGGTGCCGATCCTGGCGATCGTCCCGCTGATCGGGCTTTGGTTCGGCTTCGGGGCCACATCGCGGGTGGTGGTGTGCGCGATGATCGCATTGTTCCCCATCATCAGCAACACTCACTTCGGCCTCAGTTCGGTGGACCGCGGATTGCATGAACTGTTCGACCTCGGCCGCGCCTCGCGCCTGCAGCGTCTGCTGCGGCTGGAGTTGCCCTCGGCGATGCCGGCCATTCTTGCGGGCCTGCAGATCGCCGCAGGGCAAGCCGTGGTGGGAGCCATCATCGGGGACATGTTCTTCGCGCGCGGAGAGCCTGGTATCGGCACCCTGATCGACGTCTATCGGTCACAGCTGCGGTCGACGGACCTGATCGCCGCCATTCTGGTGGCCTCCGCCTTCGGTATCGCCGTGTTCAACCTCTCCAGGTTCGTGGCGCGTCGCGCCGTGGGCCGGTGGCACGGTCCCCGTGAGCGGCCCACCGGTCACAACCCCTCATCACGCACACAATCCGAGGAGCCGCAATGACATTCACCGTACCCACTGTGGACATCTCGCCGTATCTGAGCGGTGGTGATGGTGCCGGACGCCGCACCGTTGCCGAGCAGCTGGGCCGTGCCTGCACCGAGGTGGGCTTCATCCAGATCGTCAACCACGGTGTCGACCCTGCAATCATCGAAGGCCTGGCCGACGCTGTGGACGAATTTTTCGCACTGCCCTTGGATGTCAAGAAGCGGTACGCCGAGACGTCGGGCCCCAACCGTGGTTACCACCCGCCGAAGTCGGATTCTCTGAGCATGAGCCTGGGAATCCCGTCGGCAAACATGATGAACGATTTCTACGAGGCCTTCACCATCGGAAGTGAAACCGACTGGTATCCCGGTGAACAGCTGCCGGAGGCCAACTACGCCACCAATGTCTGGCCCACCGACGCTCCTGGCTTCAGGCCTGCCGTGGAATCGTATTTTGCTGCAGCCCAGGGTCTTTCGCGGGTCATGTTGGCCGCGCTGACAGACGCCCTGGGGCTTGCGAGCGGCTACTTCGATGCCATGACCGATCATTCGATCGACGTCCTGAAGATGAACAACTACGCACTGCCCGAAGGTGAGGTGCACCTGTGCGGGGATCTGACCGGCATGGGTGCCCACACCGACTTCGGGATCCTGACCATCTTGTGGGCAGACCAGGTGGCAGGTCTGCAGGTGCTCGACAAGCGCGGCCGCTGGCATGACGTGATGCCCGATGATGGTGCGTTGCTGATCAATCTGGGCGATGCGATGG
Coding sequences within:
- a CDS encoding ABC transporter permease, with translation MSSCVVALGIWYSVSYLVLTPQRRFLLPPPHQILTRSLLNTEQLRIMLDALWVTARSAALGLLIAAVVGVLVGALMNQGRWIERFMFPYAVAFHVVPILAIVPLIGLWFGFGATSRVVVCAMIALFPIISNTHFGLSSVDRGLHELFDLGRASRLQRLLRLELPSAMPAILAGLQIAAGQAVVGAIIGDMFFARGEPGIGTLIDVYRSQLRSTDLIAAILVASAFGIAVFNLSRFVARRAVGRWHGPRERPTGHNPSSRTQSEEPQ
- a CDS encoding isopenicillin N synthase family dioxygenase — protein: MTFTVPTVDISPYLSGGDGAGRRTVAEQLGRACTEVGFIQIVNHGVDPAIIEGLADAVDEFFALPLDVKKRYAETSGPNRGYHPPKSDSLSMSLGIPSANMMNDFYEAFTIGSETDWYPGEQLPEANYATNVWPTDAPGFRPAVESYFAAAQGLSRVMLAALTDALGLASGYFDAMTDHSIDVLKMNNYALPEGEVHLCGDLTGMGAHTDFGILTILWADQVAGLQVLDKRGRWHDVMPDDGALLINLGDAMARWTNDRWLSTVHRVNPPVVDGRIMRRRSVAFFFDGNFDAVIEPLAGCVGDGESMYPPISIADNINAKLAGVRSKKVPSAVGREAHRVLSAQD
- a CDS encoding ABC transporter ATP-binding protein, producing the protein MHPVDEIVYDRVSMQYDTGTQALEDIVLSVRTGEFVAIVGPSGCGKSTLLRLAARLERPTSGYVEIGSSSVGFVFQEPTLMPWASVARNVSVLVDLARLPSGERNSRTREAIASVGLADFSDQLPSSLSGGMRMRTSLARALALRPDVLLLDEPFGALDALTREDIQMLLLNLYDREGFTALFVTHSVDEAVLLADRVVVMSPRPGRIKAIVDINLARPRTRELRFEPEYVSLVAMIADTMRGTS
- a CDS encoding nitrate ABC transporter substrate-binding protein, which produces MKVRPARRIATVLASAALLTPLAACGGSAESPSDSAAGIPTATGDHELASACGDDVAIQLQWQPQSDMGALFELLGEDYQVDTEAKSVTGALVFDGADTGVDLTLKAGGPAIGFQSVSSQMYVDDNIDLGLVHGDELIAAAAAQPVVGVTPLLKYTPQMLMWDPASYGEDLQIPEINGLDAPVVVASGTVFSAWLVDKGFVRSDQIDTSYDGNPSRFVGDTQIIQQGFANSEPYTYEFDTPAWGRKVSFQLLKDAGYNIYASNLSVRRDRLEEMAPCLEKLVPMVQQASVDYLADPAPANAKIVDVVAQDPSMSPYSDGEAEYSARYLADAGLIGPEADGSVGTYDFERVDSFVAELAPVLRSGGADVPQDVSGKQLFTDRFADHSIGMD